A stretch of DNA from Microlunatus sp. Gsoil 973:
AAGTAGGCGGACAAGTTCCCCTGACGCGCGCAGACGGTCGAGCCGCTGCTGCATCGCAGGTGGATGCTCCGCGCGGTGGATGACGCCCTTGCCGTCGGCCAGCAGCGCCTGGATATCGGCCTTCATATCCTTATATATGTGGCCGTCGGCGACCGCTGGTTCACCTAGGGAGCATTCTGTGGACAGTGATAAGAACGTCATCCGGGCTGTGGAAAATCGTTCGAATCCGTGGCCAGGCGGAATTCGGAACGACGTTCTGGTCACTCTGACTATCCTTGCGCTGTGGGGATCGCTCGGGAGTTGGTGCAGCGGGCACCCAAGGTGTTGCTCCATGATCATCTGGACGGCGGGCTCCGCCCGCAGACGATCATCGAGTTGGCTGCGGCCATCGGCCACGAGTTGCCGGCGACCGAGGCGGGAGCGTTGGCCGTCTGGTTCGCCGAGTCGTGCGACTCCGGTTCGTTGGAGCGCTATCTGGAGACGTTCCGGCACACCGTCGCGGTGATGCAGACGTCGGACGCGCTGTACCGGGTCGCCAAGGAGATGGTTCTCGACCTGGCCGCCGACGGTGTCGTCTACGTCGAATCGCGCTGGGCACCAGAGCAACACCTCGAGGCCGGGCTCAGTCTCGGCGATGCGGTGGAGGCAGTCCGCGACGGGCTCGCCAAGGGCATGGCCGACGCGGAGGCACTCGGCACGCCGATCGTCGCGCGGCAGATCCTCACCGCGATGCGGCACGCGTCGAGTGCCCGGGAGATCGCCGAACTGGTGGTCCATTACCGCGACGACGGCGTGGCCGGGTTCGACATCGCCGGCGCGGAGGCGGGCTATCCACCGACCCGCCATCTGGCCGCCTTCGACCACATCAAGCGCAACAACGGCTACATCACCATCCACGCCGGTGAAGGGTTCGGGCTGCCGTCGATCTGGGAGGCGGTCCAGTTGTGCGGCGCCAACCGGCTCGGCCACGGCGTCCGGGTGATCGACGACATCACAATCACCGACAGCGGAGCCGTGCTCGGCGAACTGGCGAGCTACATCCGAAACGTTCGGATTCCGTTGGAGATGTGCCCGTCGTCCAACGTGCAGACCGGGGCTGCCGCATCGATCGCTGATCATCCGATCAGGACGCTGGCCGAACTCGGCTTCCGGGTGACCGTCAACACCGACAACCGGCTGATGAGCAACACCTCGCTGACCCAGGAGTTCGTGCTGCTGGCAGACGCCTTCGACTACCAGCTGACCGATCTCAGGTGGCTGACGCTCAATGCGATGAAGAGCGCCTTCCATGCGCATCCGGAACGGCTACGGCTGATCGAGAAGGTGATCAAGCCCGGGTACCAGAAGTTGATCAGCGAGGCCGAGGAGACCCGATGACCGGTGACGAGGTGCTGAACGCCGTCGCCCTGATCGTTGCCGGGCTGCTGGTGATCAACATCGTCGGCGCCATCATCACGCTGTTCCTGGAACGTCGCGACACCGCATCCCTGTGGGCCTGGATCCTGGTGCTCACCCCTTGTCCCGGTGCTCGGCTTCGTCCTCTACCTGTTCATCGGCCGGCGGATCACCAACTCCAAGATCTTCCGGTTGCTCGACGGTTCGGAAGCCGGTCACCACAAGGCCGGCAAGCGGCAGCTCGACGAAGTCAACCGCAACGAATACCAGTTCGTGAACGCGGTCAGCCGGGCCAACGTCGAACTCGCCGTGCTGTTGATGAACGACGACACCGGCTCACTCAGCCACAACAACGCGGTCACCGTGTTCGACGACGGTACCGAGAAGTTCGACTCGCTGATCGACGACATCCGCTCGGCCAGGGACCACGTCCACATCCTCTACTACATCTTCCGTTCCGATCACCTGGGTCAGCGGGTGCTCGAGGCCCTGATCGAACGTGCCGAAGCCGGAGTGGCGGTACGACTGTGCTACGACGCATACGGCGGCCGCAAGATCGCCCGCCGCTACCTGAAGCGGCTGCGGGCGGCCGGTGGGGAGGCGTACCCGTTCTTCCCGAACAACTTCGGGCCGATCAACTTCCGTGTCAACTTCCGTACACACCGCAAGATCGCGGTGATCGACGGCCGGATCGGTTACGTCGGCGGGTTCAACGTCGGCGACGAGTACGTCACCCCGACCAAGAAGTTCGGCTACTGGCGGGACACCCACCTGCGGATCGAGGGCAGCGCTGTCGACTCGTTGCAGACCAGGTTGCTGATGGATTGGAACGTCGCCGCACCCGGGAACCGACGGGTCGGACACGAGCCGCGCTACTTCCCGGCCCGCGAGTCGCAACCGGGTGACGTCGCAGTCCAGATCGTTTCCAGTGGACCCGATTCGGAGTGGGAGTGGATCAAGTACGGCTACCTCAAGGCGATCCACAAGGCCAACGATTCGATCCGGATCCAGACCCCGTACTTCATGCCCGATGCGGCGGTGATGGACGCGCTCAAGATCGCGGCGCTGTCCGGGGTCGATGTGCACCTGATGATCCCCGACCGGCCCGACCATCCGCTGGTCTATCCGGCGACGCTGTCCTACGCCGACGAGCTGGCCAAGGTCGGGGTCAACGTGCACATCTACCAGGGCGGGTTCCTGCACGCCAAGACGCTGCTCGTCGATGACGAACTGGCCTCGGTCGGCACCGCGAACTTCGACTACCGGAGTTTCCGGCTCAACTTCGAGGTGAACGCCTTCATCTACGATGTCGAGCTGGGCAAGCGGATGGCGGCGATCTACGAACGCGACCTGCTGAAGTGCCGCCCGTTCGACCATGATCAGGTCTATCGCCGTCCGCTCGTCGGGCATGTCAAGGAAGCCGTCAGCCGGCTGGTCGCGCCACTGCTCTGAATTCCCTGCCCAACCACGATGCGGGGTGGGGTTCGGCTCCCGATTAGGGTGAGCCCATGGCTTCTCATGTGTTGACCTCTGTCGCCTGGCCGTACGCCAACGGGCCGCGGCACATCGGTCACGTCTCGGGTTTCGGCGTTCCCTCCGATGTCTTCTCCCGCTACATGAGGATGTCCGGCCACAACGTGCTGATGGTCTCCGGTACCGACGAGCACGGCACGCCGATCTCGGTACAGGCCGAGGCCGAGGGGGTGACGGCGCGTGAGCTGGCGGACAAGTACAACGGCGTCATCACCCGTGACCTGCAGGGCCTTGGACTGTCCTACGACCTGTTC
This window harbors:
- the cls gene encoding cardiolipin synthase, which gives rise to MLGFVLYLFIGRRITNSKIFRLLDGSEAGHHKAGKRQLDEVNRNEYQFVNAVSRANVELAVLLMNDDTGSLSHNNAVTVFDDGTEKFDSLIDDIRSARDHVHILYYIFRSDHLGQRVLEALIERAEAGVAVRLCYDAYGGRKIARRYLKRLRAAGGEAYPFFPNNFGPINFRVNFRTHRKIAVIDGRIGYVGGFNVGDEYVTPTKKFGYWRDTHLRIEGSAVDSLQTRLLMDWNVAAPGNRRVGHEPRYFPARESQPGDVAVQIVSSGPDSEWEWIKYGYLKAIHKANDSIRIQTPYFMPDAAVMDALKIAALSGVDVHLMIPDRPDHPLVYPATLSYADELAKVGVNVHIYQGGFLHAKTLLVDDELASVGTANFDYRSFRLNFEVNAFIYDVELGKRMAAIYERDLLKCRPFDHDQVYRRPLVGHVKEAVSRLVAPLL
- a CDS encoding adenosine deaminase, whose translation is MGIARELVQRAPKVLLHDHLDGGLRPQTIIELAAAIGHELPATEAGALAVWFAESCDSGSLERYLETFRHTVAVMQTSDALYRVAKEMVLDLAADGVVYVESRWAPEQHLEAGLSLGDAVEAVRDGLAKGMADAEALGTPIVARQILTAMRHASSAREIAELVVHYRDDGVAGFDIAGAEAGYPPTRHLAAFDHIKRNNGYITIHAGEGFGLPSIWEAVQLCGANRLGHGVRVIDDITITDSGAVLGELASYIRNVRIPLEMCPSSNVQTGAAASIADHPIRTLAELGFRVTVNTDNRLMSNTSLTQEFVLLADAFDYQLTDLRWLTLNAMKSAFHAHPERLRLIEKVIKPGYQKLISEAEETR